A window of Belonocnema kinseyi isolate 2016_QV_RU_SX_M_011 chromosome 9, B_treatae_v1, whole genome shotgun sequence contains these coding sequences:
- the LOC117180816 gene encoding beta-galactosidase-like, with product MSTFTLFVLHVFTLLSTLGTGKVIARIGEKYVFSATEEGFQLDGKKFNVYAGEVHYFRIAACGWEDRLRKLQRAGLNTVSTAVEWAIHHPNRKSCDFNGDANFTRFVELAQKLNLFVIVRAGPFIGVDRNLGGVPGWILTQSGLKDYAWIQRSSPEYRLYAESWLSYFLPKLSKMMVMNGGPVIMVQIDSDLGDSNPCSTNDWLQAMYKLYLGEKAVLFTMDNNKHYNLKCGRIQNTISAFRTDPYEYIKNFSQSAPKLFSSVKNISPNSPKLVELRTGMAWNWNGQRLLIETEDFIYTLKELIDYDASIIIYMFAGGTNFERAGRSKYTMGMTTSYDFDAVISESGDITKKFSKLTSVIPVADFTTLYDDASDENDSVRGSYDLYGTLTFSSLGSLLDEEVRNRFQVRGVESLYPLPFTQLGVSNGLVLYKTTIPADFKSTESVYLHSVDVSDRGYVYINNILVGILDNTLEFSMKIAPRPGSTIQILVENHGYEAQSVIGEPKGIISNVTLGKQVLTKWMMYALSLDDVKHLQDAAKSMQPKKRLEEGNSFLLATFRAPKDMNHATDHTYLDMTKKSFKGQAFLNERSLGKYWAVGPQKDLYLPGCHLKPHPMENRLLIVSMQRKKMYFDEPESQLKMRSLLIPKNKALMYEEESLTVYIILFYLYSFWRSGYAFLCS from the exons ATGTCAACTTTTACTCTTTTTGTTCTTCATGTATTTACTCTGTTATCAACATTGGGCACAGGGAAGGTGATTGCCCGAATCGGAGAAAAATACGTTTTCTCTGCGACAGAAGAAGGATTCCAGTTGGATGGAAAAAAGTTTAACGTTTACGCCGGCGAGGTTCACTATTTTAGAATTGCGGCATGTGGATGGGAAGATCGATTGAGAAAGTTGCAGAGAGCGGGCCTCAACACTGTGTCAACTGCCGTTGAATGGGCCATACACCATCCGAATCGAAAAAGCTGCGACTTTAATGGGGATGCAAACTTTACCCGATTTGTAGAATTGGCTCAGAAGTTGAACCTATTTGTCATAGTTCGAGCTGGACCTTTCATCG GAGTTGATCGAAACCTTGGAGGAGTTCCAGGATGGATCTTAACCCAATCCGGATTAAAAGATTATGCATGGATTCAGAGATCCAGTCCAGAATATCGCCTCTATGCAGAAAGCTGGTTATCGTATTTTCTTCCAAAACTCTCCAAAATGATGGTGATGAATGGTGGACCTGTGATAATGGTTCAAATAGACAGCGATTTAGGAGATAGCAACCCCTGTTCCACCAACGATTGGCTACAAGCCATGTACAAATTATATCTAGGTGAAAAAGCAGTTCTCTTCACAATGGACAACAACAAGCATTATAACCTAAAATGTGGAAGAATACAAAACACTATCTCAGCCTTTCGAACCGATCCGTACGAgtacataaaaaatttcagtcaatCCGCACCTAAACTTTTCTCATCAGTCAAAAATATCTCCCCGAATTCTCCAAAACTTGTCGAACTCAGAACAGGTATGGCCTGGAATTGGAATGGCCAAAGACTCTTAATCGAAACTGAAGATTTCATATATACTTTGAAGGAGCTGATCGATTATGATGCCTCAATCATCATCTACATGTTCGCTGGTGGTACCAATTTTGAACGAGCAGGAAGAAGCAAATACACCATGGGAATGACAACATCCTACGACTTTGATGCCGTCATCAGCGAATCTGGAGACATTACTAAGAAATTTAGCAAGTTGACATCAGTAATTCCTGTTGCTGATTTTACAACTCTTTACGACGATGCTTCTGATGAAAATGACAGTGTCCGTGGCTCCTACGACCTCTATGGTACGTTGACTTTTTCATCCTTGGGATCTTTGTTAGATGAGGAAGTCCGTAACCGTTTTCAAGTTCGGGGTGTCGAATCCTTGTACCCTTTACCTTTCACTCAACTGGGAGTTTCCAACGGGTTGGTTTTATATAAAACAACCATTCCTGCCGATTTTAAATCAACAGAATCAGTTTATTTACATTCAGTAGATGTTAGCGATAGAGGATACGTTTACATCAACAACATCCTTGTCGGAATTTTGGACAACACACTAGAGTTTTCCATGAAGATTGCGCCTCGTCCAGGCAGTACGATTCAAATTTTGGTGGAGAATCATGGTTACGAGGCTCAAAGTGTCATTGGTGAACCGAAAGGAATCATTTCCAATGTAACATTGGGAAAGCAAGTTCTAACAAAATGGATGATGTACGCTCTATCACTTGACGACGTTAAACACCTACAGGATGCTGCAAAGAGTATGCAGCCCAAAAAACGATTAGAAGAAGGAAACTCGTTCCTGTTGGCTACGTTCAGGGCTCCAAAGGATATGAATCATGCCACTGATCATACCTATTtggatatgacaaaaaaatccTTCAAAGGACAAGCTTTCCTGAACGAACGCAGTTTGGGGAAATATTGGGCAGTTGGTCCTCAAAAGGATCTGTATCTTCCAGGATGTCATTTGAAACCCCATCCAATGGAAAACCGTTTGCTAATTGTTTCGATgcagagaaaaaaaatgtactttgacGAACCTGAGAGCCAATTGAAAATGAGAAGCCTattaataccaaaaaataaagCCTTAATGTATGAAGAAGAGAGTTTAACTGTATACATCATCTTGTTCTACCTTTACTCATTTTGGAGATCAGGGTATGCTTTTCTGtgctcttaa